Below is a genomic region from Planctomycetaceae bacterium.
CTCCCAACCGTCGCGTTTCATGCCGCGAAATCCACCGGCCGCGTCATGTTGATGGTCTTTTCGCATCCATACGGTATGCATCGTCTCCGGGCCATTGTCCGAATTGAAAATGATCAGCGTGTCTTCATCGATGCCCTGGCGAGCAATTTCATCCAGTAGTCGCCCCGTCAGAGTGTCCAGTTCACGAATGAAATCGCCCCTGGGGCCCGCCTGAGTTGCGCCAGCGAACTCAGCAGCCGGCAACACAGGAGCATGGGAGATCTGAGTGGACAAAACCGCAAAGAATGGCTGATCGGCATATCGACGCCGATGTTCGCGAATGAAAGTAACTACCTTTTCATAGAACAACAAATCCGCGTCCACAAATTGGTAGCCGTCCGCCATCCATCCTTCGTCATTATCCCATCGCCACTTGCCTCCGGGGTTCGGTAGCCGGTCACGCTTGTGACGAAATGTGGCCGGGACCGGGACCTGTCCATTTTCGATGTAGACATACAATGGGTCGGTTGTCGGGCAGTTGGGAGTAACAAATGATTCGTCAAACCCTCGATTGTTGGGGCCATCGATCAGCGGCGTGCTGCGTTCGTAATCAATCAGCAGAGAGTTCTCGAAACCACCTCCCAGCTGCCGCCCGTTTTCGTCAAGCCACGTCAGGCCCAGATGCCACTTGCCAAACACTCCTGTCCGGTATCCCTGGTTCTGCAGCATCTGACCAAGCGTTAACTGATCGGGAGCGAGATAGCTGGGTCCTCCGGGCCCTTCAAAGGCCGTTGACCGTCTCCCGGTGCGACAGACCAGATTGCCTGAAAACAGTCCATAGCGTGAAGGCGAACAGATTGTAGAGGGGCTGTGAGCGTCGACAAATCGCATCCCTTCACGCGCCATCTGATCAAGACGCGGCGTTGAATATGCCGCTTGCGGGTTGTAGATCGAAACATCGCCATAGCCGAGATCGTCCGCATAAATGATGACGATATTCGGCAACCGCTGGGATCCTCCTGCGACGCCTTCTGGTTGATACGAGGCAATTGAGCAAAACAGAATGCCAAGGAAGACCTTTGGAATCGGCGTTCCTACCGGATTTTTATCCGCACTGATAACAATCGACATCTGAAACCCTCGTGCCAGCACCACCTGCAACGCCGTGTCAGCAGACGCCGGGCTTACTTGCGTTTGCAGCAGGATAGCGGGTCTCAGCCAGAATGGGAGACGATTCGGCAGCGGAGAGAATCGTTGCATTCTCAGGGACGAGTGCCCGGCTTGCGGACGAGGCACGCTGGTCACCATCGGTATCAAATCACCAGAACTGATTTCGCTGGGCAGTCAAGCTTCCCTGCGATCAGGAACTCCATCATTGTTGGCGTCCATTTGGGCGAAGGTCGTTCAGGAACTTGCGGACCCGTCATTCCGGGTGATGTTCAGCCTCCTTTCAACGAAGCACAACATCACGACATTATTGACGTGGGTCGTGGGATGCCCGGTAATTTCTCGCACCGTCTGCAAAGACTGAGGATCCGCTGACAATTGCCCGCACCCGACGAGCGATCTGCTGCGTCTGAAACGGCCCGCTTCGCTCTCGACCTCCCAACCAAACCATCGCAGCGGCGGCTGAATGTTAGTATGGGTAGTTTATGTGCGACTTTTATGGTCAGCAAAGATTGAAGGGAGGCAACAGTGCTGCCAAGGGTTTCGGTGGTGATACTGGTAGTGATTGATTCATCCCTCTGATTGTTATTGGTCGAACAACAAGAGTGTCAGGAACTACCGTTCTAATCGGAACAACAGCCACATGTGGCACACGCGGCTCAATGTGGCTGGGGTTGTGAACAGCAACGAAGAATTCTGGCAGGCGATGGGAAACAGGCCGCAATCGGTTTGTGATTTCGGCTGACTCAGTTTTTTTGAATGTCTGGATGTCCCGCACCGAAGTGGGGCATCGCCAGTCGCGGTCGTTTAAGCGATCGCGAATCTCATGGAGGGGGCTCAAATGCTACGCAGGGGATTTGCAGCGCTGATGATGGGCGTCGTTTGCGCCGGCAGCGTAACAGCCGACGATGCAGCGCGCAATCAGGACAGCGCACATCGGCCCGGTATACTCAACTGGCTTCGTCAGAAACCAGTTGCGTCAACAGGTAAGGCAACTATGAATTCAGCTCCGGCAGGCATCACGCACGCCGTAGTTGAGGATGCAGAACGTCAGGCGGCTCAGGTGCAGATTCGGCAGACATCGAATCAGCCCGATGAAGAAGTCGTCGCTGCCGAAGACGCATCGCCGCGACCGGTTCCAATCGAACAGGCTCCGGTTGTTCCCAATATGGATGCCGTCAGTGGCCCTCAGTACTTTAGTGCGACTGCTTCGGCAAGCACGACAGTAACGAGTCCGGTACCAGTGCATCCATCTGACAACTGGCAGCAATTCAATGCTCCGGTTCCTGTGTATGCAACGTCGGCCGCGCCCTTCACCCCGATTTCCAACTCCGGAATGGCTGGCCCGGTAATCATGAACCAGGGCATGGTCAGTGGCAATGTGCCAAGTGGTCAGTACCCAATGACGGGCGCGTCGCTCTACCCGGCACCTGTGCCAGGGATTCCGCACCAGATCGGCGGAACGCTGATTCCTAATCAGGCGTTCCACCCACACGAGATGCTGTACGAACACAAGTACCGCGCGATGTATCCCCCCTATTACTACAAAGTTAATGGCGGTTGGATGGTTACGCCTTTTGGAGTCTGGTCACACGAGGACTGGAAGCTTCAGGGCACGACCGTAGAAGTCAACTACAAGTCATCTATCAGTCCGTTCTCCTTCTACAAGCGACCGCCACGACGCTAAACGACGTTGCTGTCACTTCGGAGCGACAGGACGCCTCATTGATTGCTGCTTCGAACAGCTGCGATCGCGAGGCCGGATGGCTGAACGTCAGCCGGGTCGCTTTACCGTTTTTCGTTGATCCTCAACAGTTGCAGGTACCATTGAAATGAAACCTATAAGCTGCAATCTGATCCGGAGCACAGCGGCTGTCTGCGTGCTGATCGTTTCCGGATTTGCCCACGCTGAAGATGGCGTTGTCCGACTCTCTGATCGTGGCAGTGCCGGAATGATTCGACAATCAGACCACGTGCCTGCTGGATTCCAGCAGGCCGCTTACGCACCGGACCTGACTCCCGTGCCTGAGTACGGACAGTATGCAGGATGTGTCACTCCCGGCCCGGGCTGCGCCCTGCCGGAAATGTCCTGCGGTATGATGGGGGCGTGCGGTGATAGCTGCGGCTATCAGCCATGCGATCCCTGTGGAGGTTGCGGTGATGGCTGCGGAGAATTCTGCGGCAGTGCCTGCAGCTGCGATGGTGGCCAGTGCTACTACGGCCCCGGTTACCAGCAGCGTATGATTACGCTGTTTCCAAAGAAAGCATGCCCCAGTACAGGAAGTGCAGTACGGGATGTGTGGCGTGGACATGCCATGAGCTTCCGTAACAAGAATGCACGTCTTGCGGATCATCTGTTCGGATGGATGATTCCATCCGGATGTTGTGGCAAGGGGTGTCCACCGGTTGGCAAGTACAACATTACTTACGCCGATCAGCCCGGCTACGCAGACTCTCGCGACGGTCAGATGTATGCGGCTCAGGGCTACGGAATTCCGATGACGGTGCCTCTCGCTCCAAACGTTCACCAGCAATACAACTACAGCTGGGGGGTACCTTCAAGCCGTCTGACACAGATTTCAAACTATAACCCCGCAACTTCTGCTCAACCACTACACCATCAGACGTGGCCATCGGGGGCAGTTGCTCCGGCCGCTCGCCACCTGCATACGCCGGGTGAGACGCTTCGACGTGCTCATGAATATCTTCATCCCGGTAACTTCTGATTCCAACTGACGTTCTTTGAGTTGGTTCGAATTGTGATGAATTGAGTTCGGCTTACCACCGAACTCATTCAAACTACCTGTTCTCAGTCTGGCTCCGCCGCACCGGAGCGAGGAAGTGATGCAGCCGCACCTGCATCGCATCCATCAACAAATTGGTCCACGTTCCGAAGCATAAAACCCTCGCTTCGTCGGAGAAGGAACTCATGAAACGATTGTCATTATCACTACTGGCCCTGGCCGGACTGGCCGTCGGTTCAGTCGCCAATGCCCAGATTCAGCAGGTGAGCCACACAGAATGCGGCGCACCGGAATGTGCTGCCCCTGCCGTCACCTTCAACGGTTGCGGTGATACCTGCGGCGAAGGCTGCGGGCTGAATGCCTGCGGAGCGACATGCAACGACAATTGCATCGGATACAGCGGTCACTGGGGTGGCTGTAACACAGGAGCATGCAACGGCATGTTCAATGGAAACTGCCTCTCTGGCAACTGCCAGCTGGGTGGATGTCGTTCGGGTCATGGCTTTGGATGCCTGGGCAGCTCCTGCATTGCAAGGTGCTGCGGGACGAAGGCCTTTCCTGACGCCGGATGGGCACCACCAGCCCGCATGCCGGTCAATCGCGATCGAACATGGTACGGCAGCTACTATCCACAGGCTTTCTACGGGAGCCCGGGCGGTGGATTTGTCGGTGGTTATCCACAGGTTTATCAGCCGACGGACACCACGCAACTGGGGTACTCCTACGGAATCGTGCCCACCTGGCAGACTCGGCCGGGGATGATTCCTGCGACTCCGATTCCGTCTCATTACCATGCTCGCGTATGCCCTTCCGGTGGATGCCAGAGCGGCGTATGTCCCACAGGGGCCTGCCATCACTATGCGAGCGGACACAACGTTCACGCCGTCAGCTGGCAGCCTCAGCATGTTGTCCACCAACCTCAAGTGGCTTTCCAGCCGCAGGTCAGCCGCCCACAGATCGTTCGTCCACAGGTGGCAGACAATGGTGCACGGAAATGGTTCCGCCTGAGTTCATTGACGGAACTGTTCGACTAATCGTCTGCATGAGAGCTGACAGAGCGGTCATCACCGGCAGTTTCGATTGATCAGTGAGACGGCAGGATGCTCCTTGTGGATTCTGCATCCGACAGTTCCCAATCGGAATGTTGACAAAGTACCAAGCCGTCGTTCGGCGTTCGATGATCAGCGAATGCCCGCCGGACTCACCTGCTGTTGCAAGACGGGCAGAGCCCTCCTTCAACTCTGCCAGAAAATGCAACGCCTGACAAGACCTGTTGTCACACTTTGAGGCAGCAGATCCCTTCTCCCTTCGACTCGATGGTGTCTTCGGCGCCATCGAGTCGTTGCATTTCATCAGACACCCGATGCGAAGAGCTTTCGCGATCTTCCGTTCTTCCACTCAACGCTTTTGCCTAATGAATGCAACAAGATCACGCACCTGCTGCTCGCTCAGCGTATCGAGCAGCCCATCTGGCATAAGTGATTTGGTCGTTGTGTTGCGTTCTTCGATATCCTTGCGGGGGATCATCATCAGTTCTTTGTCGGTCTGAACACCGATGGACTGCTCCGTCTCTGCGACAACGACCCCCGTGAGCACGCGTCCGGATGTCAAAGCAATGACAGATACCGTGAATTGCTTCGGTACCTCAGCACTTGGGTCGACGATGTTGCCCAGAAGGTAATCGAGATTGCCTCGATTGGAACCTGTCAGGTCCGGGCCAATCTGGCCTCCTTCACCATAGAGCCGGTGGCATGCTGCGCAGGTCTTTCGGAACAAGGCCGCGCCTTCGTCGTAGCTGGCATCTGCCAGGAAATCGGGAGTGAGCCGAGCCTTCCAGTTCGCGATCGCCGCTGCTTTTGCTTCGGATGACTCGTTAATCACTCCCCACTTTTCTGCCAGGATGGCCGCCAGTGCGTCGTCCTGAAATGTATTCAGCTGTCGCACATGCGCGGCCGTAAGATCTTCTGAAGACACCTCGCCGCGAGTCAAAGCCTGCCCCAGTCGCAGCGCGTAGGACTTTCGACTACAGAGTGTATCCATCGCGGCTTCCCTGGCTCCGTGACGAAGATTCTTCCAATGTCGGAGCAACGCCACGGGGACTCGTTCGTCGTCAAACGCCGCGAGTGCCTTTGCGACGTCAACGTAGACCGCACGGTCGTTCAACAGACCGATAAGCACTGGCAACGACTGGGCGTCCGACGATTCTGCAAGGGCCTTAATCGCCTGCGAGCGAGCCGCGTGATCTCCATTACGATCAGCAATCAGGTGTCGCAGGTCCGCAATAGCAGCGCCGTCCCCGTATAAAACGGCGAGTTGTTTCGCGAGCTGCACGACAGCAGGGTTGGCAGAAAGCTGCAGCTGCTTCTGGTCCGAAGCCCATGTCGGAGGAGCCGTCGGCTTATGCTGACCTCGCAAACCTTCCAGCATTCCGGTCAGGACCGCAATGCGGCCTGCGTCTGTCTGTGCCGGGCCATATGGCGCCAGCAATTGTGATGTGACTGCACCCGACTGACCGGGCAACTGCACAACTCGCCGTGCGACGAACTGCAGCAGTTTCGGGGGTGCGTTCTGGCCAGACAGGACATAAAGTAACGCGGCTGGTGATACTTCATTGACCAACCCGTACCAGGTCATCAACAGCAGGTTCTGGTCACCGAATTCATGCAGTCGTTGGATGAGTTCCTTAGCCACCATGAGGCGAGTGCGACCGTCAAGCTTCTGTAATGAAGAAGCGATACTGAGCAGCACCAGGCCGGAATTGGTGTTTCTGCATAACTCCAGCAGTGGAGCCGCCTGTCCAGGATCTGTCGAATCAAAGGCCCGGGACGGATCAACGGGAGGCGACTGAAGATGGCGATGTTCCACGGCGCGCGGTATTGTCCATGCAATCAAGGCCTCATCGTTGGATTCCAGAACCTTCGCAAGGACTCGCAACGACAAGCCGTCCAGAGATTCCAGCAGCCAGAGCGAGCGTAGTTTCGCATCTCGCGACTCAGCGTTTGATGCAAGTACTGCTTCTGCCGCGCGATGAACTGTGATCATGTCGCCGCGATGTTCTGATCCGGGGCGAGCATCGTGCAGGATATTGCGTTCCTGCAAATGCCGACGGGCTCTTCGGCTCATCCAGTGCGTCCCATGGATAGCTTCGTTTGTCAGCTGCTGCAGATCGGCACCTGAAAGGTCTGATGGAGCTTTTACTCGTACATCCCCAAATGAAATGCGATAGATTCGACCGCTGGTTCGGTGCACACCATCATGATCATGACACTCTCCATTATCCGACCAGTCACTGACATAGAGACAACCATCCGGCCCCGATCTCAGCTCGACTCCACGGAACCATGGCGAATTCACCTTTAGTAGATTCGGTGTGTGGTGGGCCACGTATCCACTGCCTTGGCGTTCGAGCGAATCGGCATTGATGCAGCGTCCATGCGTATTGCACATGAACATGCACCCACGGAATCGTTCCGGCAGGTTCTCTCCCTGATAGATCAGGCCACCGCAATGGCTGTGTCCGCCGCCCAGATCATCTGCCTTACCATCCCGACTTTCTGTCCAGTTTCCGGAATGATCCCAGTGGTAATGATCAGCGGTTTGTCCCATTAACTCGTAGAGGTGGGGATTGAAGTCCTGTCCAAACATGCGTTCATAGTGTGCGCCGGGGACCACATGCCAAAGATGGCCAATGACATTGTTTGTGAAGAAGAATTGTCCGTCGACGTTGTAGTCCAGCCCCCACGGATTGGTTGTCCCGTTACAGACGACTTCGAACGTGTGCCTTTGCGGGTGAAACCGCCAAATACCGCAATTGATTACCTGGCGTTCCGATTCGGGTGTATCCGGAGTGCCGGGAGAGGATGAGTCTGTGATTCCGTGTCGACCGTACAGCCATCCATCCGGCCCCCACATTAATCCACTGACAAAATTGTGCCCTGCATTTTTCGTCCAGCCATTCAGCATCACGACAGGTTCGCTGTCCGGAATGTCGTCGCCGTTCCTGTCGGGGATGAAGGACAATGTGCCATCATTCAGAATCCAGAGTCCACCGAATCCCCATGTCAGACTCGTGAGCATGGAGCCGCGATCCCAGAAGACCTTCCTCTGATCGTGCTCTCCATCACTGTCAGTGTCATGAAGGATAACAATTCGATCCCGGAGCGTTGGATCGATTTTTCCATGGGCACTGTAGGTGTAGTTTTCTGCGACCCAGATTCGGCCTTTGTCGTCAAAATCAAAGCTCACCGGTTGCTGAACATCAGGTTCACCGGCAAACAGCTTGACAACGAAACCTTCGGGGACCTCGAACAGCTTCAGCATTTCTCGGGGGGAAGGGGGGTGTTCTCCGGGAGCCTGCGTATTGATCGGTACAGGGAACCTCACGGCCTGTTCATCGGCAAACAAGCTCATCCAGGGAGTTGCCAGGGTCATCAAAATCAGAACGCGACAAATTGACGTCTCATTCATCCCAACTGCAAACGTCGCCACCGAACCAGTCGATCTATTCCCGTGCGCCATATCCCGGACCCTGAAAAAGCAATGGACCGATTCTCAGACCACCCTGGTCTGAACCGCATTGGCTAGTTTCTGCCAGGCTGAACGAAGCATTTCACCGGTGCGTTCGATGCTGATACATCCGTCTGTGATGCTGACACCGTACTGCAATTGTGTCGGGTCATCTCCAAGAGACTGTTGCCCTTCGACCAGATTGCTTTCCACCATCAACCCAACAATTTCGTCGTTTCCTTCAGCTCGCTGCTGAATAACTTCGTCCCAAACCACTGGTTGGCGCCGGTAGTCCTTGTTGCTGTTTGCGTGACTGCAGTCAACAACGAAACGAGGAGGCAGGCTGGCCTTCTGAAGCAGACGACTCGCTTCTGCCAGATGCTCTGCCGAATAATTCGGTCCTGTTCGCCCGCCTCGCAGAATCAGGTGCCCCAGTTCGTTCCCGCGGGTACTCATGATGCATGTCTTTCCATCATGATTGATACCCAGAAAAGAATGCGGCGCACGAGCAGCTTTCATGGCGTTTATTGCAACCTCGAGACTTCCTTCCGTACTGTTTTTGAATCCGACAGGCATGGAAAGTCCGCTGGCCATTTGGCGATGGGTCGGCGATTCTGTAGTCCGGGCGCCAATGGATGCCAGCGTGATCAGGTCTGCAATGTACTGCGGCGTAATCGGTTCAAGCATCTCAGTGGCGGTTGGCAGTCCTACCGCATTGATGTCCAGAAGAATCTGCCGGGCGCGCCGCAATCCGGTGTCGATATCGAACGTATCGTTCAAATGTGGATCGTTGATCAGCCCCTTCCAGCCAACAGTGGTGCGAGGTTTCTCAAAGTAGACTCGCATCACTACAACGATGCGATCCTGAACCTCATCCGCAAGCGTTTTCAGTTTTCTGGCGTATTCGAGAGCCTGCGCTGTATTGTGAATTGAGCAGGGACCAACAATTGCAATCACCCGTCGGTCGTTTCCTCGCAGGATGTCTTCAATGCGAGCCCGGCTGCGGACCACATGATCCCGAACTTCGCTCGTCAGGGGAAACTCCCGTTCCAGCTCTTCAGGGGCGATCAATGGCTGAGTTCCAACGATGTTGGCATCCTGAATTGGACGGGTGGACGACGGTGGTGTCGGGGTATTCATTGAATGTTGATTACAGAATTAGAGTTGTTGAAAAATACGAGGGCGAAAAATGCCCCTACTTCGTTTGCGGAGTTTCTCCGTCTCCTTGACGAACGCTCTTCGACATTGTCTGCTGAGCAGCCGTATGAGCGCGTCCGGCAACTGGCCAGGTGCGCCGGACGCAGTATCAGGCATGTTTGTATTGCAATCAATCGCTCGATTCCCGCGTTTACAGGTTCCCGACAAAAACAAATTCTGCTGCAGCAAAGGTCACGCGATGCGTCATACCTCCGCATTCTTCTTACGCCTTTCGACAATCGTCTGCCTGATAATGGCCCTCCCGCATGCCGCAGGATTCCAAAAGAACGCTGCGTTTACGCACGAATCCAGCCGAATCTACTTGTGGCCGCAGGGGGCTGCGGGATCGCTGCAGCGAATGGCAGAACCTGAAAAGGAAGACCGCGCAGATGGACGATGCAATGTTTCAAACGTGCATCATCCGTCAATCACTCCGTTCTTACCCGCCGCCGGGAAGGCCACCGGCACCGCGATTATTATTGCTCCCGGAGGCGGGCACCGCGTTCTTTGTCTTGGGCACGAAGGCGATAGCCTTGCCGAATGGTTCGCCGACAAAGGCATCGCGGCGTTTGTCCTTCGTTACCGACTGGCCCGTGAGGAAGGATCGTCTTACAGCGTGGACGAGCACGCGATGGCTGATATCCGTCGAGCCATTCGCTACGTACGACACAATGCCGAAGGCTGGTCGATTCGCAAGGATCGAATTGGCGTTCTTGGTTTCTCTGCGGGCGGAGAACTGGCGGCGCTGGCTGCTATGGAATCAGATGATGGAGATCATTCTGCCTCGGATCCAATCGAACGATCCGGGTCGCGCCCCGATTTTCAGGCGTTGATTTATCCTGGCAGTTCCAGCCGATTTACAGTTGCCACCGGAATGCCGCCAGCGTTTGTCGCGTTTGGTGCCAAAGACCGCGACGACATCGCGATTGGGATGGCCGAACTCTACCTCAGATACAAGGCGGCCAACGTTCCCTTCGAACTTCACATCTATTCGAATGCGGGCCATGGATTCGGCTACCGTCCAGATTCCACCACTGCGGCCGGAGACTGGCCGATGCGCCTGGTGGAATGGATGAAAGACAGCAGGCTGCTGGAGAATTGAACTGCACGCGTGCCCGTTCAGGAAGCCGCGCGTTCCAGATCCAGGCCCCACATGACTGCGATCAGCAGATCACGTAAGTCGCGTTTTGGCATTCCGACGGGCAACCCAAACGAAACCATGGCACCGATACAATCCTTTGGTTCACCGGAATCGGCTGCGGCGATCAGCTGCTCAAAAGCATTGTTCTCCGAAGTGATGATCACGGTGTTACGACACTTGACGTCGTTAAAGTGGCGGGCAACATCCTCGATACTGGCTTCGGAAAGCGGAATCTCCCCCTTCAGACGCATTTCTGCCAGAAGCTCTTGTCGAATCTGTTCTCGCGTGGACTCGCTGATCGAAGGAAAGTCATGCGCCGTGGGAGTCATCGAAGGAATTTCGACCGTATCGTTCGAGCATTCCGCTTTGGCTTCGTCGCGCTCCCGCTTCGCGATCGCCTGACCGATCAGAAGGCTGATCTGTGATCTGGTAATGTCGTCGGTGACATCAATGCCAAGGCTTTTGGCGAACGCTCGTTGCTGTTCTGTTGCAACAGGATCAATCAATTCTCCGAGGAACTCGGTAATGGCAACCATACCGTCCTTCGTCTTGACGCTGGACGATTCCGGAATCCTGCGGCCGTTATAGGCGTTCGCGATCTGTTGCCTCGAATAAGGTTTCGAGGTATCACCCGTCGGCAAGACGACACGGAAGAGTTCATCACCCACGGTGCATCTCCTCGGACCAAAGGAAGGATAGGCGGACCAAAGGAAGGATAGGCCTGCCGACTCGTTTACTGCACAACCGAACAGCCTATCGTTAATTTTCTATCATGACAAGTGAGAGTCCAGTTTTGGAACACTCCCACCGGCTGCCAGCTCAACTGTTAAACTCGCCCGCCCACAGCAAGGATCCGCACATTCTGAATCCGTGCAGGGAAGATTCTCCAAAGTGACCTCTCTCTGATCTGTCGACCTCGCCGACAAATTCACTCCAACAGCCAGCAGACAACCTGAGATTTCGTCACGATTGCGAACACGTTTTCTCTGAAAACTGAAGGAAAACCGGTGAAAAACAGCATTCTTATGGAGCGAAACAGCAGCTGCCTGATCGTGATTGACCTCCAGCAAAAATTGATTCCGGCGATCCCCGCGGTACCCGGAATTCTCAATGCAACAGAGACGCTCCTTTCCGCTGCATCTCTGATGAACATCCCCAGAATTGTCACGCAACAATATCCCAAAGGGTTGGGTGCAACGGTCGATGTGATTCAAGAGGCGGCAGTTGGCGCAGAATACGTTGACAAGGTTGAATTCAGCGGAGCGAATGCTGTCTCTGGATTACCTTCCATCCATGGACACTCCAGCGAATTTCAGTTCATCCTGTGTGGTATCGAAACCCACATTTGTGTTCTCCAGACGGCCATCGAACTTCGAACGAAGGGCTCAATTGTTTTCGTTGTTGCGGACGCCACCGCCAGTCGTAATGAAGCCGACCATGCAATGGCTCTGCAGCGCATGCGGTCGGCGGGGTGCATCGTAACAACGACAGAGTCCGTCGTGTTTGAATGGTGTCGTACTGCGGCCGCTTCAGAGTTCAAATCGGTGAGTCGATTGATCCGCAATTTCGACGAGAGACGCAAGGAATTTAACCAGCTAAAGTCATGAAACACTGGCCGGTTGCGCTCACTGAGCCTGTGCGTATATGGCGGGCAGGCAGCGCGGCTGTGGCCTGGACATTGTTGGGGCGCCAGCTTCACTATCCAGGATCTTATGCTGCGTTTTGAAACGGTCCGGACCATTCGGCCGTCTCATGCGGAAACAGTGGACGATCCGGCAATTCATCTGCGGCTGCCATGTCGCCTGCAATGACCCGCTTTGCGATGGAATCCATTCGTTCCATTTCCAATTGCAGCATCTCAGTGTATGTTCCGAATTCTGATCGATCCAGGTCGTGAGGAATGTTGATGGGCTTCCCGGCGAACAAATACACTGTCG
It encodes:
- a CDS encoding arylsulfatase, translating into MSIVISADKNPVGTPIPKVFLGILFCSIASYQPEGVAGGSQRLPNIVIIYADDLGYGDVSIYNPQAAYSTPRLDQMAREGMRFVDAHSPSTICSPSRYGLFSGNLVCRTGRRSTAFEGPGGPSYLAPDQLTLGQMLQNQGYRTGVFGKWHLGLTWLDENGRQLGGGFENSLLIDYERSTPLIDGPNNRGFDESFVTPNCPTTDPLYVYIENGQVPVPATFRHKRDRLPNPGGKWRWDNDEGWMADGYQFVDADLLFYEKVVTFIREHRRRYADQPFFAVLSTQISHAPVLPAAEFAGATQAGPRGDFIRELDTLTGRLLDEIARQGIDEDTLIIFNSDNGPETMHTVWMRKDHQHDAAGGFRGMKRDGWEGGHRVPLIVRWPGRIPANRVSQQLINTTDIFATLASVVGFALPDEVAVDSFDMLPVLLGIHSEEVSIRSHMLTQSFRGEFQLRQGAWKYLDHKGSGGNDYSQGLLKEFALVESEPDADGQLYNLSHDAGETTNLYFKESAQRQQMQLLLQQLISETGRSAPRNRQPLKLPGDSKNRKGID
- a CDS encoding c-type cytochrome, whose product is MNETSICRVLILMTLATPWMSLFADEQAVRFPVPINTQAPGEHPPSPREMLKLFEVPEGFVVKLFAGEPDVQQPVSFDFDDKGRIWVAENYTYSAHGKIDPTLRDRIVILHDTDSDGEHDQRKVFWDRGSMLTSLTWGFGGLWILNDGTLSFIPDRNGDDIPDSEPVVMLNGWTKNAGHNFVSGLMWGPDGWLYGRHGITDSSSPGTPDTPESERQVINCGIWRFHPQRHTFEVVCNGTTNPWGLDYNVDGQFFFTNNVIGHLWHVVPGAHYERMFGQDFNPHLYELMGQTADHYHWDHSGNWTESRDGKADDLGGGHSHCGGLIYQGENLPERFRGCMFMCNTHGRCINADSLERQGSGYVAHHTPNLLKVNSPWFRGVELRSGPDGCLYVSDWSDNGECHDHDGVHRTSGRIYRISFGDVRVKAPSDLSGADLQQLTNEAIHGTHWMSRRARRHLQERNILHDARPGSEHRGDMITVHRAAEAVLASNAESRDAKLRSLWLLESLDGLSLRVLAKVLESNDEALIAWTIPRAVEHRHLQSPPVDPSRAFDSTDPGQAAPLLELCRNTNSGLVLLSIASSLQKLDGRTRLMVAKELIQRLHEFGDQNLLLMTWYGLVNEVSPAALLYVLSGQNAPPKLLQFVARRVVQLPGQSGAVTSQLLAPYGPAQTDAGRIAVLTGMLEGLRGQHKPTAPPTWASDQKQLQLSANPAVVQLAKQLAVLYGDGAAIADLRHLIADRNGDHAARSQAIKALAESSDAQSLPVLIGLLNDRAVYVDVAKALAAFDDERVPVALLRHWKNLRHGAREAAMDTLCSRKSYALRLGQALTRGEVSSEDLTAAHVRQLNTFQDDALAAILAEKWGVINESSEAKAAAIANWKARLTPDFLADASYDEGAALFRKTCAACHRLYGEGGQIGPDLTGSNRGNLDYLLGNIVDPSAEVPKQFTVSVIALTSGRVLTGVVVAETEQSIGVQTDKELMMIPRKDIEERNTTTKSLMPDGLLDTLSEQQVRDLVAFIRQKR
- a CDS encoding 3-deoxy-7-phosphoheptulonate synthase, whose protein sequence is MNTPTPPSSTRPIQDANIVGTQPLIAPEELEREFPLTSEVRDHVVRSRARIEDILRGNDRRVIAIVGPCSIHNTAQALEYARKLKTLADEVQDRIVVVMRVYFEKPRTTVGWKGLINDPHLNDTFDIDTGLRRARQILLDINAVGLPTATEMLEPITPQYIADLITLASIGARTTESPTHRQMASGLSMPVGFKNSTEGSLEVAINAMKAARAPHSFLGINHDGKTCIMSTRGNELGHLILRGGRTGPNYSAEHLAEASRLLQKASLPPRFVVDCSHANSNKDYRRQPVVWDEVIQQRAEGNDEIVGLMVESNLVEGQQSLGDDPTQLQYGVSITDGCISIERTGEMLRSAWQKLANAVQTRVV
- a CDS encoding alpha/beta hydrolase, giving the protein MRHTSAFFLRLSTIVCLIMALPHAAGFQKNAAFTHESSRIYLWPQGAAGSLQRMAEPEKEDRADGRCNVSNVHHPSITPFLPAAGKATGTAIIIAPGGGHRVLCLGHEGDSLAEWFADKGIAAFVLRYRLAREEGSSYSVDEHAMADIRRAIRYVRHNAEGWSIRKDRIGVLGFSAGGELAALAAMESDDGDHSASDPIERSGSRPDFQALIYPGSSSRFTVATGMPPAFVAFGAKDRDDIAIGMAELYLRYKAANVPFELHIYSNAGHGFGYRPDSTTAAGDWPMRLVEWMKDSRLLEN
- a CDS encoding isochorismatase family protein; protein product: MKNSILMERNSSCLIVIDLQQKLIPAIPAVPGILNATETLLSAASLMNIPRIVTQQYPKGLGATVDVIQEAAVGAEYVDKVEFSGANAVSGLPSIHGHSSEFQFILCGIETHICVLQTAIELRTKGSIVFVVADATASRNEADHAMALQRMRSAGCIVTTTESVVFEWCRTAAASEFKSVSRLIRNFDERRKEFNQLKS